The following are encoded in a window of Thunnus albacares chromosome 9, fThuAlb1.1, whole genome shotgun sequence genomic DNA:
- the LOC122989208 gene encoding putative nuclease HARBI1, whose amino-acid sequence MVAMLLGLLNLEQRHRWDATIESLVFLFCLASGASYKVVSRVFGIPCSTVYRIVHRVTEEVVVIHHMVIHLLKTQEDLEAVSRGFAGLARHRAFMKAARGINGCHVHIKLPSGPDGQCYRNRKLCPSIILQAVCDHQGHFHDTYVDWPGSVDDTRVLCHSLLYRSSLYHLPGHLILTDGWYPCLQHPLPLIPYKRQVQGG is encoded by the coding sequence ATGGTAGCAATGCTGCTGGGCCTTCTCAACCTGGAACAGAGACACAGATGGGATGCCACAATTGAGAGCCTGGTGTTTCTCTTCTGCCTGGCAAGTGGGGCATCATACAAGGTGGTCTCCAGAGTGTTTGGAATACCTTGTTCCACTGTCTACCGCATCGTCCATAGAGTCACTGAGGAGGTGGTGGTCATTCACCACATGGTCATCCACCTCCtgaagacccaggaagacctGGAAGCAGTATCCCGTGGGTTTGCAGGGCTAGCAAGACACAGAGCCTTCATGAAAGCAGCTAGAGGAATCAATGGCTGTCATGTCCACATCAAGCTCCCGAGTGGCCCTGATGGTCAGTGCTACAGGAACAGGAAATTGTGCCCTTCAATCATCCTGCAGGCTGTTTGTGATCATCAGGGCCACTTCCATGACACCTACGTGGACTGGCCTGGGTCAGTCGATGACACAAGAGTGCTCTGCCACAGCCTACTGTACAGGAGTTCACTCTATCATCTTCCAGGGCACTTGATCCTCACAGATGGATGGTACCCATGCCTCCAACACCCACTCCCCCTCATTCCCTACAAGAGGCAAGTACAAGGTGGTTGA